The genomic interval AATATAATCTTGGCAATAATTTAATTCATCTGAAAGACGGAGCTGAAGCGCTCGACTTTATCTTTGCTAAAGGAAGTTATGTAAACGGGACTGTAAAAAACGGACTAAAGGTTATTTTACTGGACCTTAAAATGCCTAAAGTTGACGGACTTGAAGTATTGCGGCAAATCAAATCAGATGAACGAACTAAGTCCATTCCGGTGATAATAATGACTTCATCCAAAGAAGATCAGGATATTATCACAAGCTACAAAAACGGCGTAAACAGCTATGTTGTGAAGCCGGTTGACTTCGATCAGTTTGCAAAAGCCGTCGCAGACCTGGGTTTATACTGGCTTCTAATTAACCAACCTCCAAAATAATTGCAGCGATTTCTCAAATTAA from Bacteroidota bacterium carries:
- a CDS encoding response regulator; this translates as MEKNHYEILLVEDNPTDAELTIRALNKYNLGNNLIHLKDGAEALDFIFAKGSYVNGTVKNGLKVILLDLKMPKVDGLEVLRQIKSDERTKSIPVIIMTSSKEDQDIITSYKNGVNSYVVKPVDFDQFAKAVADLGLYWLLINQPPK